A single region of the Oreochromis niloticus isolate F11D_XX linkage group LG19, O_niloticus_UMD_NMBU, whole genome shotgun sequence genome encodes:
- the hmgcl gene encoding hydroxymethylglutaryl-CoA lyase, mitochondrial, with protein MATVMKLVHRSALTSLMGQHCLSFSSAAAHRAAGIRAGQALPGKVKIVEVGPRDGLQNEKTLVPTEAKIKLINMLSDSGLSVIEATSFVSPKWVPQMADQVEVMKGISRKPGVTYQVLTPNLQGFQAAVKAGAPEVAIFGAASELFSKKNINCSVDESLQRFDEVMKAAKEAGVPVRGYVSCVVGCPYEGKVAPEKVAHVAKRLYSMGCYEISLGDTIGVGTPGSMAQMLEAVTKEVPVSALAVHCHDTYGQALANILVALQMGISVVDSSVAGLGGCPYAQGASGNVSTEDVVYMLHGLGIETGVDLSKLMDAGAFICRTLNRKTSSKVAQAACKL; from the exons ATGGCGACTGTCATGAAGCTTGTCCACAGGAGTGCTTTAACATCGCTTATGGGGCAGCATTGCCTGTCGTTCAGCTCCGCGGCGGCGCACAGAGCA gCTGGAATAAGAGCGGGCCAGGCTCTTCCAGGGAAGGTGAAAATAGTGGAGGTGGGACCCAGAGACGGGCTTCAGAATGAGAAG ACTCTTGTACCAACAGAGgccaaaattaaattaattaacatGCTGTCAGATTCGGGGCTGTCCGTCATTGAGGCCACCAGCTTCGTCTCCCCAAAGTGGGTTCCACAG ATGGCAGACCAGGTGGAGGTGATGAAGGGTATCAGCAGGAAGCCTGGGGTGACTTATCAAGTCCTCACCCCCAATCTCCAGGGTTTCCAGGCTGCT GTGAAGGCAGGAGCCCCAGAAGTAGCCATATTTGGTGCTGCGTCTGAACTCTTCAGTAAGAAGAACATAAACTGCTCAGTGGATGAGAGTTTACAGCGCTTTGACGAGGTTATGAAAGCAGCTAAAGAGGCCGGTGTGCCAGTTAGAGG TTATGTCTCCTGCGTCGTCGGATGCCCATATGAAGGCAAGGTGGCACCTGAAAAAGTGGCACAT GTAGCTAAGCGGCTGTACTCCATGGGCTGCTACGAGATTTCTCTGGGTGACACCATCGGAGTGGGAACTCCAGGCAGCATGGCTCAAATGTTGGAGGCAGTGACTAAAGAGGTGCCCGTCAGCGCCTTGGCGGTGCACTGCCATGACACCTATGGCCAGGCTCTGGCTAACATTCTTGTAGCTTTACAG aTGGGAATCAGTGTGGTGGATTCATCAGTAGCTGGACTGGGAGGCTGTCCATATGCCCAGGGGGCTTCTGGGAATGTTTCAACTGAAGATGTAGTTTATATGCTGCACGGACTTGGAATTGAGACG
- the zbtb8a gene encoding zinc finger and BTB domain-containing protein 8A isoform X2 encodes MDMVADLGASRLYRAPGESSHQQPQRWFNTADITVSHQSNLLKQLNQQRRQELFCDCSVLVEGQLFRAHRNVLFASSGYFRMLLSQGPDDTVNATFDVFSPETFTVILDFIYSGQLDLSSHNVIEVMSAASYLQMNNVISYCKNFIKSSLDISVKDEDSDRCLSLSETCSFTSGAGEDSTEQHQGPCSVSPPPALWTRDNSRSQSSFMGKDSDQDPSASALKTDPNSPVNELSADAEDLQDPQDPLYTLPGSDRRRGKGSTKRRATNSARSNQHEDLDIQEARTRKAEKAEELYATLPPIVGVIGHFNKDSNPTMRFKCPFCTHTVKRKADLKRHLRCHTGERPYPCQACNKRFTRLEHLRSHFETIHQARKLVCRKCKCQVTEETGHVVCEGTRRYRMCTACIQEVGCDDIPMNSLEGHNEEPALLLGVDGEEEGDTKRSWMVTDDDDLAEDSGADLIIQQVDVSDEELQ; translated from the exons ATGGATATGGTGGCGGACTTGGGGGCGAGCAGACTGTACAGGGCGCCGGGTGAATCGAGCCACCA GCAGCCTCAGAGGTGGTTCAACACGGCCGACATCACAGTGTCTCACCAAAGCAACCTGCTGAAGCAGCTCAACCAGCAGCGCCGCCAGGAGCTTTTCTGTGACTGCAGTGTGTTGGTGGAGGGCCAGCTCTTCAGGGCTCACCGCAATGTTTTGTTCGCCAGCAGCGGCTACTTCCGCATGCTGCTGTCCCAGGGGCCCGATGACACTGTCAACGCCACCTTTGACGTCTTCAGCCCCGAGACCTTCACGGTCATCCTGGATTTCATCTACTCTGGCCAGCTGGACCTCTCCAGTCACAATGTGATTGAAGTCATGTCTGCAGCCAgctatctgcagatgaacaacGTCATCAGCTACTGCAAGAACTTCATCAAGTCCTCGTTGGACATCAGTGTGAAAGATGAAGACAGCGATCGCTGCCTCAGCTTGTCTGAGACCTGTAGCTTTACCAGCGGAGCAGGAGAAGACTCCACAGAGCAGCATCAGGGCCCCTGCTCTGTCAGCCCTCCACCTGCGCTCTGGACTCGGGACAACTCCAGATCACAGTCTAGCTTTATGGGAAAGGACTCGGACCAGGATCCTTCGGCCTCGGCCCTGAAGACTGATCCAAACAGCCCTGTTAATGAGCTCAGTGCAGATGCAGAAGACCTCCAGGACCCTCAGGACCCTTTGTACACCTTGCCTGGATCAGACCGTCGGCGTGGAAAAGGGAGTACAAAGAGGCGAGCGACCAACAGCGCACGGTCCAACCAGCACGAAGACTTGGACATCCAGGAGGCGCGGACACGAAAGGCTGAAAAGGCAGAGGAGCTTTACGCCACTCTGCCACCAATTGTGGGTGTTATTGGACACTTTAATAAAG ATTCGAATCCTACCATGCGCTTCAAATGCCCcttttgcacacacacagtgaagagGAAAGCAGACCTGAAGCGTCACCTGCGCTGTCACACCGGTGAGAGGCCGTATCCATGCCAGGCCTGCAATAAGCGCTTTACTCGCCTGGAGCATCTACGCAGCCATTTTGAGACG ATTCATCAAGCCAGGAAGCTGGTGTGCAGGAAGTGTAAGTGTCAAGTGACCGAGGAGACCGGGCATGTGGTGTGTGAGGGCACGAGACGCTACCGCATGTGCACAGCGTGCATCCAGGAAGTGGGCTGTGACGACATCCCCATGAACAGCCTGGAGGGCCACAACGAGGAGCCGGCGCTGTTACTGGGTGTGGacggggaggaggagggggacaCAAAGAGGAGCTGGATGGTGACTGACGACGATGACCTGGCAGAAGACTCGGGGGCCGACCTCATCATCCAGCAAGTGGACGTCAGCGACGAAGAGCTGCAGTGA
- the zbtb8a gene encoding zinc finger and BTB domain-containing protein 8A isoform X3, with protein sequence MQKKVRQPQRWFNTADITVSHQSNLLKQLNQQRRQELFCDCSVLVEGQLFRAHRNVLFASSGYFRMLLSQGPDDTVNATFDVFSPETFTVILDFIYSGQLDLSSHNVIEVMSAASYLQMNNVISYCKNFIKSSLDISVKDEDSDRCLSLSETCSFTSGAGEDSTEQHQGPCSVSPPPALWTRDNSRSQSSFMGKDSDQDPSASALKTDPNSPVNELSADAEDLQDPQDPLYTLPGSDRRRGKGSTKRRATNSARSNQHEDLDIQEARTRKAEKAEELYATLPPIVGVIGHFNKDSNPTMRFKCPFCTHTVKRKADLKRHLRCHTGERPYPCQACNKRFTRLEHLRSHFETIHQARKLVCRKCKCQVTEETGHVVCEGTRRYRMCTACIQEVGCDDIPMNSLEGHNEEPALLLGVDGEEEGDTKRSWMVTDDDDLAEDSGADLIIQQVDVSDEELQ encoded by the exons atgcagaaaaaagtcAG GCAGCCTCAGAGGTGGTTCAACACGGCCGACATCACAGTGTCTCACCAAAGCAACCTGCTGAAGCAGCTCAACCAGCAGCGCCGCCAGGAGCTTTTCTGTGACTGCAGTGTGTTGGTGGAGGGCCAGCTCTTCAGGGCTCACCGCAATGTTTTGTTCGCCAGCAGCGGCTACTTCCGCATGCTGCTGTCCCAGGGGCCCGATGACACTGTCAACGCCACCTTTGACGTCTTCAGCCCCGAGACCTTCACGGTCATCCTGGATTTCATCTACTCTGGCCAGCTGGACCTCTCCAGTCACAATGTGATTGAAGTCATGTCTGCAGCCAgctatctgcagatgaacaacGTCATCAGCTACTGCAAGAACTTCATCAAGTCCTCGTTGGACATCAGTGTGAAAGATGAAGACAGCGATCGCTGCCTCAGCTTGTCTGAGACCTGTAGCTTTACCAGCGGAGCAGGAGAAGACTCCACAGAGCAGCATCAGGGCCCCTGCTCTGTCAGCCCTCCACCTGCGCTCTGGACTCGGGACAACTCCAGATCACAGTCTAGCTTTATGGGAAAGGACTCGGACCAGGATCCTTCGGCCTCGGCCCTGAAGACTGATCCAAACAGCCCTGTTAATGAGCTCAGTGCAGATGCAGAAGACCTCCAGGACCCTCAGGACCCTTTGTACACCTTGCCTGGATCAGACCGTCGGCGTGGAAAAGGGAGTACAAAGAGGCGAGCGACCAACAGCGCACGGTCCAACCAGCACGAAGACTTGGACATCCAGGAGGCGCGGACACGAAAGGCTGAAAAGGCAGAGGAGCTTTACGCCACTCTGCCACCAATTGTGGGTGTTATTGGACACTTTAATAAAG ATTCGAATCCTACCATGCGCTTCAAATGCCCcttttgcacacacacagtgaagagGAAAGCAGACCTGAAGCGTCACCTGCGCTGTCACACCGGTGAGAGGCCGTATCCATGCCAGGCCTGCAATAAGCGCTTTACTCGCCTGGAGCATCTACGCAGCCATTTTGAGACG ATTCATCAAGCCAGGAAGCTGGTGTGCAGGAAGTGTAAGTGTCAAGTGACCGAGGAGACCGGGCATGTGGTGTGTGAGGGCACGAGACGCTACCGCATGTGCACAGCGTGCATCCAGGAAGTGGGCTGTGACGACATCCCCATGAACAGCCTGGAGGGCCACAACGAGGAGCCGGCGCTGTTACTGGGTGTGGacggggaggaggagggggacaCAAAGAGGAGCTGGATGGTGACTGACGACGATGACCTGGCAGAAGACTCGGGGGCCGACCTCATCATCCAGCAAGTGGACGTCAGCGACGAAGAGCTGCAGTGA
- the zbtb8a gene encoding zinc finger and BTB domain-containing protein 8A isoform X1: MKTGVLARRCPRLLHNANRCVFPARSALTCRRQPQRWFNTADITVSHQSNLLKQLNQQRRQELFCDCSVLVEGQLFRAHRNVLFASSGYFRMLLSQGPDDTVNATFDVFSPETFTVILDFIYSGQLDLSSHNVIEVMSAASYLQMNNVISYCKNFIKSSLDISVKDEDSDRCLSLSETCSFTSGAGEDSTEQHQGPCSVSPPPALWTRDNSRSQSSFMGKDSDQDPSASALKTDPNSPVNELSADAEDLQDPQDPLYTLPGSDRRRGKGSTKRRATNSARSNQHEDLDIQEARTRKAEKAEELYATLPPIVGVIGHFNKDSNPTMRFKCPFCTHTVKRKADLKRHLRCHTGERPYPCQACNKRFTRLEHLRSHFETIHQARKLVCRKCKCQVTEETGHVVCEGTRRYRMCTACIQEVGCDDIPMNSLEGHNEEPALLLGVDGEEEGDTKRSWMVTDDDDLAEDSGADLIIQQVDVSDEELQ, translated from the exons ATGAAAACGGGCGTGTTAGCGCGTCGTTGCCCCAGACTGTTACACAATGCGAATAGATGTGTTTTTCCAGCTCGCAGCGCGCTCACTTGCCGGAG GCAGCCTCAGAGGTGGTTCAACACGGCCGACATCACAGTGTCTCACCAAAGCAACCTGCTGAAGCAGCTCAACCAGCAGCGCCGCCAGGAGCTTTTCTGTGACTGCAGTGTGTTGGTGGAGGGCCAGCTCTTCAGGGCTCACCGCAATGTTTTGTTCGCCAGCAGCGGCTACTTCCGCATGCTGCTGTCCCAGGGGCCCGATGACACTGTCAACGCCACCTTTGACGTCTTCAGCCCCGAGACCTTCACGGTCATCCTGGATTTCATCTACTCTGGCCAGCTGGACCTCTCCAGTCACAATGTGATTGAAGTCATGTCTGCAGCCAgctatctgcagatgaacaacGTCATCAGCTACTGCAAGAACTTCATCAAGTCCTCGTTGGACATCAGTGTGAAAGATGAAGACAGCGATCGCTGCCTCAGCTTGTCTGAGACCTGTAGCTTTACCAGCGGAGCAGGAGAAGACTCCACAGAGCAGCATCAGGGCCCCTGCTCTGTCAGCCCTCCACCTGCGCTCTGGACTCGGGACAACTCCAGATCACAGTCTAGCTTTATGGGAAAGGACTCGGACCAGGATCCTTCGGCCTCGGCCCTGAAGACTGATCCAAACAGCCCTGTTAATGAGCTCAGTGCAGATGCAGAAGACCTCCAGGACCCTCAGGACCCTTTGTACACCTTGCCTGGATCAGACCGTCGGCGTGGAAAAGGGAGTACAAAGAGGCGAGCGACCAACAGCGCACGGTCCAACCAGCACGAAGACTTGGACATCCAGGAGGCGCGGACACGAAAGGCTGAAAAGGCAGAGGAGCTTTACGCCACTCTGCCACCAATTGTGGGTGTTATTGGACACTTTAATAAAG ATTCGAATCCTACCATGCGCTTCAAATGCCCcttttgcacacacacagtgaagagGAAAGCAGACCTGAAGCGTCACCTGCGCTGTCACACCGGTGAGAGGCCGTATCCATGCCAGGCCTGCAATAAGCGCTTTACTCGCCTGGAGCATCTACGCAGCCATTTTGAGACG ATTCATCAAGCCAGGAAGCTGGTGTGCAGGAAGTGTAAGTGTCAAGTGACCGAGGAGACCGGGCATGTGGTGTGTGAGGGCACGAGACGCTACCGCATGTGCACAGCGTGCATCCAGGAAGTGGGCTGTGACGACATCCCCATGAACAGCCTGGAGGGCCACAACGAGGAGCCGGCGCTGTTACTGGGTGTGGacggggaggaggagggggacaCAAAGAGGAGCTGGATGGTGACTGACGACGATGACCTGGCAGAAGACTCGGGGGCCGACCTCATCATCCAGCAAGTGGACGTCAGCGACGAAGAGCTGCAGTGA
- the gale gene encoding UDP-glucose 4-epimerase isoform X1 has product MAEKVLVTGGGGYIGSHCVVELIEAGYQPVVVDNFSNAVRGEGNVPESIRRIEKLLKTSIEFHELDLLDRPGLEKLFKKHSFSAVIHFAGLKAVGESVEKPLLYYKVNLTAFMNLLEVMQAHRVRNLVFSSSATVYGDPQRLPIDEQHPVGGCTNPYGKTKYFIEEMVKDHCKAEKDWNAVLLRYFNPIGAHCSGQIGEDPQGIPNNLLPYVAQVAVGRRECLSVYGNDYDTIDGTGVRDYIHVVDLAKGHIAALKKLKEDCGCKVYNLGTGKGYSVLEMVKAMEKASGKEIPYKIAPRRGGDVASCYADPRLAEKELGWKAQFDLERMCEDLWRWQSMNPTGFSNGTC; this is encoded by the exons ATGGCAGAGAAGGTGCTGGTCACAGGTGGAGGAGGCTACATCGGGAGTCACTGTGTGGTGGAGCTCATTGAAGCAGGCTATCAGCCAGTCGTGGTGGATAACTTCAGTAACGCTGTGCGAG GAGAAGGGAATGTGCCAGAGAGCATACGCAGGATAGAAAAGCTCCTGAAAACCAGCATTGAGTTTCATGAACTGGACCTCCTCGACCGCCCCGGCTTGGAAAAGCTGTTCAAAAAG CATTCCTTCAGTGCTGTGATTCACTTCGCAGGGCTGAAAGCTGTGGGCGAGTCGGTGGAGAAGCCATTACTCTACTACAAAGTGAACCTCACCGCCTTCATGAACCTGCTTGAG GTGATGCAGGCTCACAGAGTGCGCAATCTGGTCTTCAGCAGCTCCGCCACAGTATATGGAGACCCCCAGCGCCTACCCATAGATGAGCAGCACCCCGTGGGAGGCTGCACTAACCCCTACGGGAAGACCAAGTACTTCATCGAGGAGATGGTCAAGGACCACTGTAAAGCTGAGAAG GACTGGAATGCTGTGCTGCTGCGCTATTTCAACCCAATCGGAGCTCATTGCTCCGGTCAGATAGGAGAGGACCCTCAGGGTATCCCTAACAACCTGCTGCCATATGTTGCCCAG GTAGCCGTTGGGAGACGAGAGTGTCTGAGCGTATATGGAAATGACTACGACACGATCGATGGCACAG GTGTGAGAGATTACATTCATGTTGTGGATCTGGCAAAGGGACACATCGCTGCTctgaagaagctgaaggagGACTGCGGGTGCAAG gtTTACAACCTTGGGACAGGAAAAGGCTACTCAGTGCTTGAGATGGTGAAAGCCATGGAGAAGGCTTCAGGAAAAGAG ATCCCATATAAGATCGCCCCTCGCAGGGGAGGAGACGTAGCTTCCTGCTACGCCGACCCTCGCCTAGCTGAGAAGGAGCTGGGCTGGAAGGCTCAATTTGACCTGGAAAGAATGT GTGAGGACCTGTGGCGCTGGCAGTCCATGAACCCCACTGGATTTTCTAACGGCACTTGCTGA
- the gale gene encoding UDP-glucose 4-epimerase isoform X2 gives MAEKVLVTGGGGYIGSHCVVELIEAGYQPVVVDNFSNAVREGNVPESIRRIEKLLKTSIEFHELDLLDRPGLEKLFKKHSFSAVIHFAGLKAVGESVEKPLLYYKVNLTAFMNLLEVMQAHRVRNLVFSSSATVYGDPQRLPIDEQHPVGGCTNPYGKTKYFIEEMVKDHCKAEKDWNAVLLRYFNPIGAHCSGQIGEDPQGIPNNLLPYVAQVAVGRRECLSVYGNDYDTIDGTGVRDYIHVVDLAKGHIAALKKLKEDCGCKVYNLGTGKGYSVLEMVKAMEKASGKEIPYKIAPRRGGDVASCYADPRLAEKELGWKAQFDLERMCEDLWRWQSMNPTGFSNGTC, from the exons ATGGCAGAGAAGGTGCTGGTCACAGGTGGAGGAGGCTACATCGGGAGTCACTGTGTGGTGGAGCTCATTGAAGCAGGCTATCAGCCAGTCGTGGTGGATAACTTCAGTAACGCTGTGCGAG AAGGGAATGTGCCAGAGAGCATACGCAGGATAGAAAAGCTCCTGAAAACCAGCATTGAGTTTCATGAACTGGACCTCCTCGACCGCCCCGGCTTGGAAAAGCTGTTCAAAAAG CATTCCTTCAGTGCTGTGATTCACTTCGCAGGGCTGAAAGCTGTGGGCGAGTCGGTGGAGAAGCCATTACTCTACTACAAAGTGAACCTCACCGCCTTCATGAACCTGCTTGAG GTGATGCAGGCTCACAGAGTGCGCAATCTGGTCTTCAGCAGCTCCGCCACAGTATATGGAGACCCCCAGCGCCTACCCATAGATGAGCAGCACCCCGTGGGAGGCTGCACTAACCCCTACGGGAAGACCAAGTACTTCATCGAGGAGATGGTCAAGGACCACTGTAAAGCTGAGAAG GACTGGAATGCTGTGCTGCTGCGCTATTTCAACCCAATCGGAGCTCATTGCTCCGGTCAGATAGGAGAGGACCCTCAGGGTATCCCTAACAACCTGCTGCCATATGTTGCCCAG GTAGCCGTTGGGAGACGAGAGTGTCTGAGCGTATATGGAAATGACTACGACACGATCGATGGCACAG GTGTGAGAGATTACATTCATGTTGTGGATCTGGCAAAGGGACACATCGCTGCTctgaagaagctgaaggagGACTGCGGGTGCAAG gtTTACAACCTTGGGACAGGAAAAGGCTACTCAGTGCTTGAGATGGTGAAAGCCATGGAGAAGGCTTCAGGAAAAGAG ATCCCATATAAGATCGCCCCTCGCAGGGGAGGAGACGTAGCTTCCTGCTACGCCGACCCTCGCCTAGCTGAGAAGGAGCTGGGCTGGAAGGCTCAATTTGACCTGGAAAGAATGT GTGAGGACCTGTGGCGCTGGCAGTCCATGAACCCCACTGGATTTTCTAACGGCACTTGCTGA
- the insm1b gene encoding insulinoma-associated protein 1b produces the protein MPKGFLVKRNKKSAHVSYRTRSDDDDLQEPPTPAALPSHTDPSPPISVASSPDRASASPDFTAADAPVPRMEKPAQFGNPETVCQALYSPTRPISKEHDRGYFERSFNLGSPISAESFPTPASLSGLDHLLYAPVDLKIGTSNSSRSGTSTTTSSSSSLPGPSNRVGTKRPAADGTERKSKAASKKPKAIRKLNFEDEVTTSPVLGLKIKEGPVEMKPRAQSSAGNKPLGEFVCQLCKEAYADPFSLAQHKCSRIVRVEYRCPECDKMFSCPANLASHRRWHKPRTTGAPAMPPAQGIKPEMAKMPPLGVKSVSDEAKDMSDRDTPSPGLSESGSEDGCYDCQFCGKRFKRQACLRKHIMGHQALQKKVLEEHGFQTSDRPAEQAPESTTSSSASSSSSSSSEEASNQSPLNLSPVDCLLCPVCRESFTSRAGQERHLRLMHSSQIYPCKYCPATLYSSPGLTRHINKCHPSENRQVILLQMPVRPAC, from the coding sequence ATGCCCAAAGGATTCCTggtaaaaagaaacaagaaatctGCACATGTTTCCTACAGGACTCGGTCAGACGATGATGACCTCCAGGAGCCACCCACCCCAGCTGCCTTGCCGAGTCACACGGACCCATCCCCGCCGATTTCAGTGGCGTCCAGTCCGGACCGCGCCTCCGCATCGCCGGATTTCACCGCAGCTGACGCGCCGGTGCCAAGAATGGAGAAGCCGGCACAGTTCGGCAACCCAGAAACGGTGTGCCAAGCCCTCTACAGCCCCACCCGGCCCATTAGCAAGGAGCACGACAGGGGATATTTCGAGCGAAGTTTCAATCTGGGCTCGCCTATTTCTGCCGAGTCATTCCCAACACCCGCCTCCCTCTCCGGTCTGGATCACCTCTTGTACGCCCCGGTCGACCTGAAAATCGGCACCAGCAACAGCAGCCGCAGCGGCAccagcaccaccaccagcagcagcagcagcctcccGGGACCAAGCAACCGGGTCGGCACCAAAAGACCCGCAGCTGATGGAACGGAGCGCAAATCTAAAGCCGCATCCAAAAAACCCAAAGCCATTAGAAAACTCAACTTTGAAGACGAGGTGACGACTTCTCCGGTGCTTGGTCTCAAAATCAAAGAGGGGCCGGTGGAGATGAAGCCGCGGGCTCAGTCCTCCGCAGGAAACAAACCTCTCGGGGAGTTCGTGTGCCAGCTGTGCAAGGAGGCGTACGCGGATCCGTTCTCCCTGGCTCAGCACAAGTGCTCCCGCATAGTCAGGGTCGAGTACCGGTGTCCTGAGTGCGATAAGATGTTTAGCTGCCCGGCAAACCTCGCCTCTCACCGCCGCTGGCACAAACCCCGGACCACCGGCGCGCCCGCCATGCCACCCGCGCAGGGCATCAAACCTGAAATGGCCAAAATGCCACCACTAGGTGTCAAGTCAGTCTCCGACGAAGCCAAAGACATGAGTGACAGAGACACCCCGAGTCCCGGTCTGTCCGAATCGGGTTCTGAAGATGGCTGCTATGACTGCCAGTTCTGCGGGAAGAGGTTTAAGCGGCAGGCGTGCCTAAGGAAACACATCATGGGACACCAGGCCCTGCAAAAGAAAGTGCTGGAGGAGCACGGGTTTCAAACCAGCGACCGCCCGGCAGAGCAGGCTCCGGAGTCAACCACCTCCTCCTCagcgtcatcatcatcatcctcatcctcagAGGAAGCCTCAAACCAAAGCCCCCTCAATCTGAGCCCGGTGGACTGCCTGCTGTGCCCGGTGTGCCGGGAGAGCTTCACCAGCAGGGCCGGCCAGGAGAGACACCTGCGCCTCATGCACTCCTCCCAGATTTACCCGTGCAAATACTGCCCCGCCACCCTCTACAGCTCGCCGGGGCTCACCAGGCACATAAACAAGTGCCACCCCTCGGAGAACAGGCAGGTGATCCTGCTCCAAATGCCGGTGCGCCCCGCCTGCTAA